The following coding sequences are from one Diospyros lotus cultivar Yz01 chromosome 7, ASM1463336v1, whole genome shotgun sequence window:
- the LOC127806286 gene encoding replication protein A 32 kDa subunit A-like isoform X1 has protein sequence MYTTSQFDGNAAFSGGGFMPSQATQTAADPSFSPAKSRDTQPLLPLTVKQISEAFQSSDEKSNFLVDGVDVNNVTLVGMVCNKAERITDVSFVIDDGTGRIDCNRWVNEALDTKEMEGISNGMYVRVHGHLKGFQGKRQLVVFSIRPLTDYNEIAYHFFECVYVHFYNSRLRLQGGVPILNIPNSAVNTPSKGYQAASSNQYAGQFSTDGLKGIDQMVIDYLQQPSCLAREKGVHVNEIAQQLNMPLEKITISIKALEDEGLVYSTIDEYHFKSTGNG, from the exons ATGTACACGACGAGCCAGTTCGACGGCAACGCCGCCTTCTCCGGTGGCGGTTTCATGCCTTCTCAGGCCACCCAGACCGCCGCCGATCCTTCCTTTTCTCCCGCCAAA AGTCGTGATACCCAGCCATTGCTTCCGTTGACGGTGAAGCAAATAAGCGAAGCTTTTCAGTCAAGCGACGAGAAGTCAAATTTCCTGGTCGATGGTGTTGATGTGAACAAT GTTACGTTGGTGGGGATGGTTTGCAACAAAGCAGAAAGGATAACTGATGTTTCATTTGTGATAGATGATGGCACAGGACGCATCGACTGTAATAGATG gGTAAATGAAGCTCTGGATACCAAAGAAATGGAGGGAATATC AAATGGGATGTATGTTCGGGTTCATGGACACTTGAAAGGATTTCAGGGTAAAAGGCAATTAGTTGTGTTTTCTATCAG GCCTCTAACTGACTATAATGAGATTGCATACCACTTTTTTGAGTGTGTGTATGTCCATTTCTACAACAGCAGATTGAGG CTGCAAGGTGGTGTCCCTATTCTCAACATACCAAATTCTGCAGTTAACACCCCTTCAAAGGGATACCAAGCTGCCTCTTCAAATCAA TATGCCGGGCAATTCAGCACTGATGGACTCAAGGGCATTGACCAAATGGTGATAGATTATCTTCAGCAACCTTCATGCCT CGCAAGGGAAAAGGGGGTGCACGTTAATGAAATTGCCCAACAATTAAACATGCCATTGGAGAAGAtcac
- the LOC127806286 gene encoding replication protein A 32 kDa subunit B-like isoform X2, with amino-acid sequence MYTTSQFDGNAAFSGGGFMPSQATQTAADPSFSPAKSRDTQPLLPLTVKQISEAFQSSDEKSNFLVDGVDVNNVTLVGMVCNKAERITDVSFVIDDGTGRIDCNRWVNEALDTKEMEGISNGMYVRVHGHLKGFQGKRQLVVFSIRPLTDYNEIAYHFFECVYVHFYNSRLRLQGGVPILNIPNSAVNTPSKGYQAASSNQYAGQFSTDGLKGIDQMVIDYLQQPSCL; translated from the exons ATGTACACGACGAGCCAGTTCGACGGCAACGCCGCCTTCTCCGGTGGCGGTTTCATGCCTTCTCAGGCCACCCAGACCGCCGCCGATCCTTCCTTTTCTCCCGCCAAA AGTCGTGATACCCAGCCATTGCTTCCGTTGACGGTGAAGCAAATAAGCGAAGCTTTTCAGTCAAGCGACGAGAAGTCAAATTTCCTGGTCGATGGTGTTGATGTGAACAAT GTTACGTTGGTGGGGATGGTTTGCAACAAAGCAGAAAGGATAACTGATGTTTCATTTGTGATAGATGATGGCACAGGACGCATCGACTGTAATAGATG gGTAAATGAAGCTCTGGATACCAAAGAAATGGAGGGAATATC AAATGGGATGTATGTTCGGGTTCATGGACACTTGAAAGGATTTCAGGGTAAAAGGCAATTAGTTGTGTTTTCTATCAG GCCTCTAACTGACTATAATGAGATTGCATACCACTTTTTTGAGTGTGTGTATGTCCATTTCTACAACAGCAGATTGAGG CTGCAAGGTGGTGTCCCTATTCTCAACATACCAAATTCTGCAGTTAACACCCCTTCAAAGGGATACCAAGCTGCCTCTTCAAATCAA TATGCCGGGCAATTCAGCACTGATGGACTCAAGGGCATTGACCAAATGGTGATAGATTATCTTCAGCAACCTTCATGCCTGTGA